Part of the Leptotrichia massiliensis genome, AACGAGCTAAGCATATGGGTGCAGGTTCTATGATGAAATTTTTAGGGAATTTTTTTAAAAAATAAAATTAAAAGAAAGGAAAGTTATGGAAAAACTATTAGAAAATTTAGACAAAATGGTATTAAAATGGATATTTAAATTAAGTAATGAGGATATAAAAGAAGCTGAAGAAGTATTAAATTTTAAATTTCCGGAAAAGGATAAAAAATATGTTAAAGCATATAACAATGCTAATTCAGAAAACATTATTTTTAAAATTAATAATGAAATTTTTGATATAGAAGTATTAAACTTTTCAAATGAAGATGATATGATATTATTTAATAACAAATATTTTAGAAAAATATCGGAAAGGTATTTTAAAAATAAAAAACTTATAGAAATAATGTATTTTCATAAACTTTTAAAAACAGAAAAACTTGAAAATAGAGAAATAAAATATGAAAAAAATGGATATATTTGTTATGATTTTACAATGAACAAAGAAAATCCAGAAATATTTAGTATATTTTTTGAACAAAAGATAACAACAGGAGATATTTATAAAACAGAAATTTTTTCAGAAAGTGTAATGGGAGAAAGGATTGGAAATAGTTTAAAAGATATACTGATGTATTTGTATATAATAGATAAAAAAATAAATAAACCTACTGTATTTTGGATATTTAAAGAATTAATAAGTCAAGAGGAGATAGATGAATTTCAAAAAGAAAATGAGATAAAGTTTCCAGAAAAATATCAAGAATTATTGAATACTGCTAGAAAAGAAGAAGTAAAATTTTATCCTTCAAAATTTAATAAAAGAGTTTCTAAATTCGTTATAGAAACAGGAATGTATATAGATTTTAAGAATGTGAAAGAAACATATGAAATATTTTTAGAGGAACATAAACCTTATCCCAAGAAGTTGATACCAATAAAATTATGTGGAAATGGAGATTATATCTGTCTAGATTACAGAGGAAAATTGAACACAACTTTAAAAGAGCCCAAAATAACATATTACGCGCATGATGAAATAGGGAATAGAAGATTTATACATTTGGCAGATAGCTATGATGAGTTTCTAGATATGATAGAAATAGATGAGGAGGAAATAGAAAGAAGGGAAAAGGAAATAGAGGAGAGTTATTTTTATGGTGAGCAGTCTTTGGAGGATTAGGAGTTAAGTATGAATACAGTAAGATTAGATGAAAATGATAAGTTTTATGACTATTTTAATATTGATATTATAGATGATGTTGAGGTTATAACAAAAGATGGTGAAAGGTTTACAGGAGAAATAGAAACTTATGGGCCTGGAAATGAATTGTCAATACGAGGTACGATAATTGATGGACTTAGAGAAGGCAAATGGGCTTATTATTTTGAAAATGGCGAATTAAGAGGGTTTAATGAATATAAAAAAGGGAAGCTGAATGGACGAGCGGAAGAATATTCTAAAGATGGAAAATTAATATTGAAAGGACAATTTTTAGATAATAAAAAAACAGGATATTGGTACTGGTATTATGAAAACGGAGTTGTTGAATCAGAAGGTAGTTATAAAGAGGATAAAAGAGAAGGGGAATATATTTTAAGATATGAAAATAATGCAATTTCCTTACTTACAAATTTTAAAGATGGTATGGAAGATGGAGAAGTTGTTTCATATTATGAAACTGGAGAATTACAGGCAAAATATAAAAGGGTACAAGATAAGACTGTAGGAGATTACTTTCTCTATTATAAAAATGGTAATATAAAAATAACAGGAAATTTTGTAGATGGAAAAAAAGAAGGAAAATGGTTATCATATTATGAAGATGGGAAATTAGAAATTGAAGAAAATTATTATAATAATGAATTAAATGGAGAAATATTTGGATACTATAAAAACGGGAATATAGAATATGAATCCAGATGGGAAAATGGTAAAAAAGAGGGGAAAACATATTATTATTTTGAAAATGGTCAGAAAAAACTGGAGGAAATTTATAGGAATAATAAACTGGAAGGAGAGCGTGTAACATATTTTAATACAGGCAAAGTGTTTCAGATAGAAAATTATAAATCTGGGAAATTGGATGGTGAAAAAATAATTTACACAGATTATGATAATGATTTAAAATATCAAAAAATAGATTATATAAATGGAAAAATGAATGGAGATTTTATAATTTATAATGATGATGGAAAAACTATTGATGTAATAGAAAGATATATAAATGATAAACTGGAAGGATTTACAGAATATTATGATGAACTAGGAAATTTAATATTAAAGCAAAAGTTTCATGAAGATGAATTAATAAGTGAAGAAAATTTTTAAGGAATGGAGGGAATATGATAGGAAAAATAAGAAATTTTGATAAAAAAAAATATGAAATTTTATCAACTTCAAAAATAAAAATATATGATGATGAAGAAAAGATGCAGATAAAAAATATAATTGAACAAAGTGTTAAAGAATTGCCTGATATGGAGTATAATATATTTATCGATATTATAGATACAAGGGTAGCAGTAAATGAGTTAAAACCTCTTCAAAAATTAGCATTAAGTCTATATTTTTTAACTGAGGAAATAGAAATACATACAGATAAATACGGAGAAGCATTAAAAGTATCAAATAAAGAACATATTTTGAAAAAATGGGAAGATAATAGAGAAAAGTTGTTTCCAGAAAAAGTAGTTAGTGAATCTGAATTACTAGCAAATATGAAAAATGAGATTACTCTAAAAATTGAAGAGTACAGTAGATTATTGGAATTTGTAACACAGCCCTTAATATACGATGTATTTTTTGGAGGTTATTATTTAAGGGAAAATGCAGTAGTAAAAAAATTAAAAGAAAATTTTATATTAGATTTTAATATGCCAATTATTTTAGAATACAAACAAGCTAAAAGTAATCAAAATAGTAATTTTATTGAAATAAATGTAAGTTTAGATGAATATAATGTTCCTGAGATAAAGGCTATGGAAGTATTTGAAACTTTAGGAATAGAATATCAAAGAGAAAATTTATTTTTAGAGGGTAGTGGAATAATAGAATTAAATTTAAAAACAGGCAGAATAAGTCAGGCTAATTTGCGAATAGTAGGCGGAATAAAGGGAACATTTAATAATATTCAAGAAATTAAATTAAAAGAAATATAAAAATATTAGGAGGATAAAAATGAATTTAGACAGATGTAAAAATGGACACATGTATGATGTATCAAGATATGGGGAGAATTGTCCGTATTGTAAATCGGAAGGATTGAAACCTGAAATTAAGGAGAAAAAAGTTAATTTAGTTGAGGAACTAGATGATGATGACAGAACTACAGCATACTGGGCAAAAGATAGTAAAGTAGATCCGGTAGTAGGATGGTTAGTTTGTATTGCAGGAGCTGAAAAAGGAAAAGACTTTAGGATAGTGTCAGAAAGAAACTTTTTGGGACGTGGAGAAGGTATGAATATTAGGATTGAAGGAGATATGAATATATCAAGAAAAAATCATTGTTCGATAAGTTATAATCCTAAGAACAGGAAATTTTTCATTACGCCAGGAGATTCAAATGGATTAATTTATGTAGGAAATGATGCAGTTTATAATACTAGAGAATTAAGAAGTTTTAACACTTTAGAAATAGGTGAAAGTAAATTTGTTTTCATTGGATTATGTGGTGATAATTTTGATTGGGAAAAAGAGAAAGCAAAAGAAGAATAAAAATATATGTAGATAAGATAGATTTGTAATAAAGAACAATATTGAAATTCAAGGGTATACCTGAGTATTTAATAAATTAGTTTAAATTAATTATTGTATACAGAGAAATTTTGATATTGTTTTTTTAGATAATATTAGTAGGAGAGCTTAATGAGAAAAGAAGAAGCAAAGTTTGAAACGAGATTTTTTAGTGAAGCTGGGACTAAGGGGAAAAATAATGATTATTTTGGATATACCCAGCTGGATAATTATGCGATATGGGTGGCGGCTGATGGATATGATGAGGAAGCTGGGGCTGATGTGGCTGCAAAATTGGCAGTAAGTTCTGCAATAGAATATTTTATGTTACGTCCACGCTTTAATCCAGAAGTAATTAAGGAAATAATGGAATATGCAAACTTAAAAGTGAAGGAAAAACAGGAGGAAACTGAAAAATATTCATTAATGCACACTTCCCTTTTAGTTGTAATAAGCAATTATAATTCATTCTTATATGGAAATGTTGGAAATACAAGGCTTTATCATTTGAGAGGAGGTTATGTGGTTTCTCAAAGCAGAGATGACACAATAGCTCAGCTTCTTGTAGATGAAAATGCACTTGATATGAGTGATATGAAGTATCATAGACAAAGAAATGATTTGCTTCAAGCAATAGGAGATTTTGGAAAGATAAAACCAAATATTATAAAAAATCCTGTAACACTTCAGGAAAATGACATGCTATGCTTAACAACAATAGGATTTTGGGAAAATATTGATGAAAGGGAAATGGAAGTTGAAATTTCAAGATACCCAAACAAAGATAGCTTATTAAGATCATTGGAACATAAAGTTATGGCAACAACAAGAGAAAGTGTGGAAAACTATACTTTTGCACTAGTAAATGTGGAAAAAGTAGCACCGTCTGAACCCGTTGAAAAGGATAAGAAGAAATTTTGGATAAAAGTTGGATTAATATCTTTGGCAGTTCTAGTAATAATATTGTCCTTGACGTTTTGGAATATAAGTAAAAGAAATAATATTATAAAAAGAGCGGCAGTATACGAAGAACAGGCAAATGATGATATTGTCAAAAAAGATTTTAATAATGCGATAGAAAGTTTTAAGCTGGAAAAAGCGGAACTTGAAAAATTGAAACCGAAATCCAGAGGAATAATAGGATTTTTTACGGGAGCTAATGGTAAAAGAGCTGACGCTGAAAAAAGAATAAGTGCTGTAAACACTAAGATATCTCAGACTTCAAAATTGCAAAAGGCGTTTCAGGACATAAATGAGGCAAATCAGTTATTTAATTCAGGAAATTATGACGAAGCATCAAGAAAATATCAAGAGGCAAAATATGTTTTGGAAGAAAATACTTACAAAAAGGATGAACTTAATACAGATGAAGTTCTAACAACGTTAAATGCAAGAATAGATTCATCCAGTAAGTTAAAAGAGGCTTTGGCAATTGAAACAGCTGGGAATCAAGCTTTTTCAGCTGGGAACTATAATTTGGCAAAAGAAAATTATAAAACTGCTTCAGAACTTTATTTAGTAAATGGACGTGCAGACTATGTTGCAAACATTGAAAGAAAAATAGCTGAAATAGATGACAAGGCAAAAACTGAATACAGTGGGGCAATGCTGACTGAAAACCAGGCTGACTTATTATCCCCAACAGATACGAATAAATCGAGACAGTCGTATTATCAGGCAAGACAAATGTATCAAAGTCTAGGAGATACTGCTAAGGCACAGGAAATAGACAATAAGATAAATGAATTGAATGCAAGACAGATGTCAAGCCTTCAAACAGCAAATAATATGGTTCAAGAAGGTTTAAATCAAATAACTGCAAATAATCCCGCTGAAGCAATAACATTGCTTACAAAAGCTAAGAATATTTATCAAGGGTTGGGAGATAGCAATAATGTAAATAATGTAAATAAATTTATTTCACAAGCTCAGGAATTTATTAAGTTTGAAAGTAAGAAAGACGCTGAATTAAAACAAAAAGAAACTGAGATGAAAGAATTAGAAACAAGAAATGCAGAGGAATTAAAACAACAAAAAATTAAGGAACAACAGGCGATAGCGGCAAAAGAAGCAGAGATTGCGGCTAGACAACGGGAAATTGAACTTGAAAAACAAAGAAGAGAGAAAATTGCACAAAGTATAGAAAATGCTACGAATTTAGAAATGCAGGCCGATCAGATGTTTACCTTAAAAAGATATACAGAAAGTATAGCAAAATACAATGAATCTAAAAAAATCTTTGAAGAATTAAAATCAGCAGGAGATTTTGATGATCAGACTAACAAAATAGAATATTTAGGGCAAAAAATTACTAGAACAGAAGGATATTTATATGAAGAGCAGGGAGACGATGAATACAAGAAGAAAAATTGGCAAGAAAGCCAGAAAAAATATCAGCTGGCAGCAGATAATATGAAATTAACTAATGAATCAAATGAAATTCAAAAAAGAGTAGAAAAGAAATTGAAAAAAGCAACTTCAAAGGCTGGGAAAAAATGGTGGCAGTTCTGGAAATAGTACAGTTTTAATAGTATTTAAAATATAAAAGTTATTTGATTCATAGATTGTATAATACATTGCGACAAACTAAAAAAAATATATTTCCAGTAAGCAGTTTTGTTGGAAGGATAAAAGACTCTGATACAGAGGAAACAGATGAGTTGGAGGAAGCGTTGAAGAAGTTCAGGGAAATAATGGGATTGCCTAAAGAAGAAAAATAAAAAATCAATAATAAAATAAAAATGAAAGAAGTCTAAAAAATAAATTGTTAAGAATGAAGCGAGAGGAAGAGAAAATGGATAAAAAAAGTTTAGAGAATTTACTGAAGTCACGGATATTAGAAAATATGTCAGATGAAGAGAAGGTGGCAATAAATCATGCAAGTTTTGAATTACTACAGGAGCAGCATGAAAGAGTGAGTTCACTCATTGAAAGAGTTGCTGATTCACTAAATGGGGAAGTTGTGGATTATACAATTGGGACTGTGTTGCTGGACAGGGAGGAAGTGAGGCTTTTTGAAAGGGAGATTTCTCCAATATTTTTGAGTGATTTAAATAAGAAGGTTTCAAAAATACTGTTCGACGAGAATACTGAAGAAGAAAGGGTGTATAAGACTATATTTCTTGATATGCCTTATGAAAAGTTGAAGAAAATTGATGAGGAAAAAATAGATGGGGAAGCAACAGATGAATTTGGAAATAAATATAAGGTTGGGTTTAGGTTAGTTAAAGAGGAGAAGTATATAAAAAAATTGAAAGAAATGTCTGAAGTTATACAGAGAAATAATATAAAATGGGAAAATATTTATTGTCCTTTTGCATATAAGGCATTTTCGCTAATAGTAGAAGATTTTTCAGAGAGTATAAATAACATAGAGAATTTTGATAAAGTAACTATAAAAGTGAATTTTCCTGAAGAAATAAGGAAAAGTATGATAGAAAAAATATTGTGCTGGAATATAAATGAAGAAACTGAGTACCCTGAAATATTGGTGCGTCCATCGGAGGAACAGATTTATTATGAACATATATTGGAAGAAAGAGATGAGAATGTGCTTGTGGAGAAAAGTACAAGAAATTTTGAATTTTTATACAGAGATGGGGAGTTTATAAAGATAGTAACAAGCAATATAAAGTATGAAAGATTAAAACTTTATTTTATAAAAAATATTGATTTTAACTTTGCAAAAAAAGTTAGACTGTATGGAAATATAAAAAAATATAATAGTCAAAATAATCAAAATACTGAAATGGTTTTAATATTAAGAAGCATAGCGGAAATGAATAATGTATTACAGCAATATGAAGTATTTGATGATTACAGTATAGAGGGATTTGCTGATAAAAATAGCAGAATTATTGAAACATATGATTTACAGATTAAGAATAGAGATGAATTTTTGTTGAAGAATAAAAGGAAAAGATTGTATTTGAGATTGAAATATATAAAATCAAAATACAGTTCAGATATAATTAGCTTTATGAAAGGAGTTTTGGAAGAATATCTAGTAGATTGCGACTGCATATTTACTGAGTTCTAATTGAAAATTATGGAAAAGATAGAAGAATTGCTGGAAAAATCATTGGTAAAACTTGTGGATGAAAAGGACAGGGTTTATTTAAGGGAAGAAATAAACGAATTTTATAATTATTTTATGGAAAAGATAAATTTGGATATGAGTGATGTGGAAAAAGTTGTGGAAAAGTATTTTGACAACAAAAAGGAATATCCGGTATACACGATTCCTATTCATAAAGATGAAATAGCGGAGTATAACGATGAAATGAGTCCAGTTTCTCTGGAACTTGAAAATGTGGGAAAAGACGAGTATATATTAGAAGAAATTTTAATAACATCAGACAATAAGAATTTGAAAAATATAGAAAATAAACTATATTCTGCGACAGTAAAAATAAATAATGAGGAATATAAATTTAAGGTAAGGTTAAAAAATACAGATAAATATGTAAAAAAAGAAAAAGAACTTTATGAAATGTATGAAACAAATAAAATTCGTTGGAAGCCATTTATAATGCCATATAATACGAAATTTTACAATGTAATCTTAAAATTGGAAGATAATAAAGAACTTGATGAAAAGATATTGAAAAATATAAATCTTGGGGAGATAAATTATGAGTTTCCTGAAATAGAAAATGAGTATTTTAGGGATTATGTCCTTATGTGGAATGTATTTGAAAATAACATAACGACAAATACTTACCTGCTGAGGGAAGATGAGGGAATGTATGTACATCAGACAACGATACTGCAAGAAGGGCAAACTTTTATAAATACAAGGGACAATAAAGGAGTAATAACAGATATAATTTTCAAAGCAAATGGAATAGTGGAAATAAATTCAAAACTAAAAAATATAGAAAACTGGTCAACTTTAACGGTGAAAAATATTCGTAGTGAAAATAGGTACAATGAACAGAAATTTGAATTAATATCAAATGAAATGAATAAAAATATGCTTAACCGAATTAGACAAAAATATAAAAATAGGATTAGAAGTGAACTGGAGATATATAGATTGGCAAATGCTTATGAATATTTAGGAGAAATAAAATTAAAAAGAGTCGAAGTAAATGGATATTTAAAAGAATTTGATTATTTTGAAAATAAATATGGATATATAGTTGATGAAATATCAAGGGAAATCGTAAAAACATTTTCAAAGGATAAGCTTGTTATTACGATAGATTTTCCTGAAAATATGACTTTTAAACAGGATAAGATAGACTATTTCTGTTCTGTAATAAACTTTTTCTTTCCAGAATATGAAATTATAGTAAAGTTTTCTTAAATTTTTTGAGAATAAGTAATAATTAAGAATAAAAAAGGAGTGATATGAAATGAACAGTATCTTGCAAAATCAGAAACCAGTGGAATTTTTTTCGGCAGAAAGAATAAAAATAGAAATTGACGGACAGCAAATATTGTGGAGGGATATGACTTTAAAAATAGATTCAAGAATTGGGGAGCATACTGTTGGAAAAATAAAGTATATCGCCTCTTTACAGCAGATAAATATTTATGATGCCGCAATAGACAAGGATGAGGATATTAAAATAATTATTTCTGGAAGAAGCAATATTTCAAATGAAAACGGAACTTCAAATGATAAAATATTTTTAAATGGAATAATTGACGATATTAAACTTTCTGAAATTAAGACAGGCTCTTTGGTAGTGGAAATTACCTGTATTTCTAAAAGTATTATTCTTGACAGGATACCAAGATACCGTTCATTTCAGGATCCTTCACTAACTTATTCAGCAATAGCTGAAGAAATTAACAAAAATTATGGGGCAAATGGAGAAAAAATAATAAGTGTAGGGGAAGATATGAAAGAAGTCCCAAGAATGACAATCCAGTATAACGAAACAGACTGGGAATATCTAAAAAGGCTGGCTTCATATACAGGACAACCAATAATTCCTTATTATGATAAAGTCCTAGTTGGATTTTTGAAAAATCAGGCTGTGCAGACACCGAATACAACATATTCCCAATATGGAAAAAGCAAGAAAAATAAAAGAACAATGTATAAAATAACAGGAACAGAAGTATATGCCGTTTCAACACCGATAAAATTGAAAACTAGAAACAGGGCAGGCGGAGAAGAAACTGAAAACGATTATTACGTTATAGAAAGCAGAATATACAACGAAGGAAATACCTTAAAATGCGAATACACACTTGGAAAACAGACAGATTATTTTGTAGATCCGATACCGCATGAAAAGATAAAAGGAGCAGTAATAGAAGCGAGAACAGTCCATATTGCAAGAACAGACGAAAGCAAAAGCAATCACGGAAGAAGCGAAGGAAGTTCAGATAATCTTGAGGGGAAAACGATTGGAGCAAAACCACTTAATAAATATATAGAAAAAGCTGAAAATCAGAGTGAAAATGTAAAAGAAAGAGTTAAAGCGAGTGATATAGCTGTAATGACATTAAATTTAACGGAAGGATTGCTAAAATTGGGAGAAAATGGGCAGTCTTTTGAGGATAAATATGCTGGAAAGAGTTATTTTCCTTATGTAACTCCATATAGCCAGACAAATACAGGATTTACACCAGCACCAGAAGTAAATGATAGAGTGGCACTTTATTTTCCAAACGGGAATGAAACACATGCAATAGTGCTGGGTGCGGTTAATAATGATGGGAATGGAAGGTTTACAAATCCTGATAAAAGGAATTTTACTTTGGGGAATAGTCAAGGTGGAGCGAATAATGGGAAACCGATGTATGATTTTACTTTAGACAGTGAAAAATTTACTATGAGTACTGGTAATGTTATAAGTATGGAATCTTCAGGAACGATTAATGTAGCAGGAAGAAGTAACGTAGGGGTTATCTCAACAACATCGAACGTAAATGTTATCGGTTCAAAATCTGTAAATTCAGTTGTTGGAAGTTCTAAAGTAACAATAGATCCGAATAATATCAATGTTAACGGAAATAGTAGTGTTGATATTAAAGGAGGTGCAAAATTGTCAGCAACAGGAGGACAAGTTTCAATAGGAGCTGGAGCAGGAACAACAGATATAAAAGGAGGGAAGGTAAAAGTACATTAATAGTAAATTGGATTGGAGAATAATAGGTAATGAAAAATTATGAAAAAGTAGAATTGTCAAAAAAAATAATGAATGGTAAAAATTATTATATTTTAAATAATGAAAAATATTACACAGGGAAAATAGAAATTCGATTTAATAATAGTGATAAAGTTAAAGTGACGGGACAAATTGAAAAAGGATTAAAATCGGGAGAATGGAGATATTTTTATGAAAATGGGAATGTTGAAAAAATTGAAACATATAAATTTGGGGAATTGACTGGAAATTATAAAGGATTTTATGAAAGCGGAGAACTAATGGAAGTTGGAGAAATGAGATACGACAAAATGGAAGGTACATGGAAGTCGTATTATAAGAATGGAAATTTAGACGTTGAAACTTCATATGTTTTAAATAAGCAGAATGGTATTTGGAAAAAATTTTATGAAAGTGGAGAATTAAAATGTGAATGTCCTACAAGAAATAATATGTTTTATGGAAATTATAAAAAATATTCAAAAAGTGGTATACTTTTATATAAGTGTTTTCTTAGGGATAGTGAAAAAAATGGAGAGGAGATATATTTTGATGAAGCTGGCAGGGAAATTATGAGAACTAGGTATGTAAATGGCAGAGAAATAAAAAGTTAAACTAAAAGAGGTTTATTATGAACGGATTATTTTTAAATAAAGTATTAATATTAAGTGAGAATGTAGCTAAAAAATTAGATTTAGCAGATATTTCTGAAATAGAATATGTAGTTGATGGGGCTGAGTTAATTTGTGATGGCTGTCCTGGAGAAAAAACTAATTTACAAGTAACCAGTCAAAATGATTATGAAATAAAAAATAAGTTAGTTGCAACTAAAAAAGACAAAGAAACATTCGAAAATATACCTCCGTTTCAAAGTTGTATATATAATGATAATGCAAAATGTGAAGTAATTGTTGAAGGCGATTGGGAAAATTATATAGAAGATAAGTTTTGTGGAGCAAATCAATGTTTATCCAAAAATTCCTTTGCACGATGTCAAAAAGGTGGAATTATAAGAGTAATACATTCAGGTCAGTTTTTAACGTCAGAAACAATAGCAAAAGATTCTGAGGAACTAATGAAAATAGCTTCGCAAGGAGGAACTAAAGAAGAAATCAAAAAAAAGTTGAGTGAATATTTATCCAAAAAGTATAATCAATCAATAAATGTAGAAGATTTTAAATTTACAAATGGGAAATTTCCAACATTAGATATTACAACAAGGGGACAAATGCAAAATGATTTTAACAAGATTGAGTTGAATAAAAATTTACAAACCGATGTAAATGAATTTAATAAAAATGGAATCTTTTTTACAGAAAGGAAAGCAATACAAAAAGTAGAATTATTAGGAAATGAATATCGGGTAAGAGAAACAAAAGATAAAAATTTTCCAGTAAGAGGGGTTATATATACAGATTCTAGTAATTATCGTGAAAAAAGGGGAATAAGTAAAGAA contains:
- a CDS encoding toxin-antitoxin system YwqK family antitoxin — protein: MNTVRLDENDKFYDYFNIDIIDDVEVITKDGERFTGEIETYGPGNELSIRGTIIDGLREGKWAYYFENGELRGFNEYKKGKLNGRAEEYSKDGKLILKGQFLDNKKTGYWYWYYENGVVESEGSYKEDKREGEYILRYENNAISLLTNFKDGMEDGEVVSYYETGELQAKYKRVQDKTVGDYFLYYKNGNIKITGNFVDGKKEGKWLSYYEDGKLEIEENYYNNELNGEIFGYYKNGNIEYESRWENGKKEGKTYYYFENGQKKLEEIYRNNKLEGERVTYFNTGKVFQIENYKSGKLDGEKIIYTDYDNDLKYQKIDYINGKMNGDFIIYNDDGKTIDVIERYINDKLEGFTEYYDELGNLILKQKFHEDELISEENF
- a CDS encoding FHA domain-containing protein — translated: MNLDRCKNGHMYDVSRYGENCPYCKSEGLKPEIKEKKVNLVEELDDDDRTTAYWAKDSKVDPVVGWLVCIAGAEKGKDFRIVSERNFLGRGEGMNIRIEGDMNISRKNHCSISYNPKNRKFFITPGDSNGLIYVGNDAVYNTRELRSFNTLEIGESKFVFIGLCGDNFDWEKEKAKEE
- a CDS encoding SMI1/KNR4 family protein, encoding MEKLLENLDKMVLKWIFKLSNEDIKEAEEVLNFKFPEKDKKYVKAYNNANSENIIFKINNEIFDIEVLNFSNEDDMILFNNKYFRKISERYFKNKKLIEIMYFHKLLKTEKLENREIKYEKNGYICYDFTMNKENPEIFSIFFEQKITTGDIYKTEIFSESVMGERIGNSLKDILMYLYIIDKKINKPTVFWIFKELISQEEIDEFQKENEIKFPEKYQELLNTARKEEVKFYPSKFNKRVSKFVIETGMYIDFKNVKETYEIFLEEHKPYPKKLIPIKLCGNGDYICLDYRGKLNTTLKEPKITYYAHDEIGNRRFIHLADSYDEFLDMIEIDEEEIERREKEIEESYFYGEQSLED
- a CDS encoding protein phosphatase 2C domain-containing protein, whose protein sequence is MRKEEAKFETRFFSEAGTKGKNNDYFGYTQLDNYAIWVAADGYDEEAGADVAAKLAVSSAIEYFMLRPRFNPEVIKEIMEYANLKVKEKQEETEKYSLMHTSLLVVISNYNSFLYGNVGNTRLYHLRGGYVVSQSRDDTIAQLLVDENALDMSDMKYHRQRNDLLQAIGDFGKIKPNIIKNPVTLQENDMLCLTTIGFWENIDEREMEVEISRYPNKDSLLRSLEHKVMATTRESVENYTFALVNVEKVAPSEPVEKDKKKFWIKVGLISLAVLVIILSLTFWNISKRNNIIKRAAVYEEQANDDIVKKDFNNAIESFKLEKAELEKLKPKSRGIIGFFTGANGKRADAEKRISAVNTKISQTSKLQKAFQDINEANQLFNSGNYDEASRKYQEAKYVLEENTYKKDELNTDEVLTTLNARIDSSSKLKEALAIETAGNQAFSAGNYNLAKENYKTASELYLVNGRADYVANIERKIAEIDDKAKTEYSGAMLTENQADLLSPTDTNKSRQSYYQARQMYQSLGDTAKAQEIDNKINELNARQMSSLQTANNMVQEGLNQITANNPAEAITLLTKAKNIYQGLGDSNNVNNVNKFISQAQEFIKFESKKDAELKQKETEMKELETRNAEELKQQKIKEQQAIAAKEAEIAARQREIELEKQRREKIAQSIENATNLEMQADQMFTLKRYTESIAKYNESKKIFEELKSAGDFDDQTNKIEYLGQKITRTEGYLYEEQGDDEYKKKNWQESQKKYQLAADNMKLTNESNEIQKRVEKKLKKATSKAGKKWWQFWK
- a CDS encoding toxin-antitoxin system YwqK family antitoxin, with the protein product MKNYEKVELSKKIMNGKNYYILNNEKYYTGKIEIRFNNSDKVKVTGQIEKGLKSGEWRYFYENGNVEKIETYKFGELTGNYKGFYESGELMEVGEMRYDKMEGTWKSYYKNGNLDVETSYVLNKQNGIWKKFYESGELKCECPTRNNMFYGNYKKYSKSGILLYKCFLRDSEKNGEEIYFDEAGREIMRTRYVNGREIKS
- a CDS encoding phage baseplate assembly protein V; translated protein: MNSILQNQKPVEFFSAERIKIEIDGQQILWRDMTLKIDSRIGEHTVGKIKYIASLQQINIYDAAIDKDEDIKIIISGRSNISNENGTSNDKIFLNGIIDDIKLSEIKTGSLVVEITCISKSIILDRIPRYRSFQDPSLTYSAIAEEINKNYGANGEKIISVGEDMKEVPRMTIQYNETDWEYLKRLASYTGQPIIPYYDKVLVGFLKNQAVQTPNTTYSQYGKSKKNKRTMYKITGTEVYAVSTPIKLKTRNRAGGEETENDYYVIESRIYNEGNTLKCEYTLGKQTDYFVDPIPHEKIKGAVIEARTVHIARTDESKSNHGRSEGSSDNLEGKTIGAKPLNKYIEKAENQSENVKERVKASDIAVMTLNLTEGLLKLGENGQSFEDKYAGKSYFPYVTPYSQTNTGFTPAPEVNDRVALYFPNGNETHAIVLGAVNNDGNGRFTNPDKRNFTLGNSQGGANNGKPMYDFTLDSEKFTMSTGNVISMESSGTINVAGRSNVGVISTTSNVNVIGSKSVNSVVGSSKVTIDPNNINVNGNSSVDIKGGAKLSATGGQVSIGAGAGTTDIKGGKVKVH